In Nocardioides sp., the following proteins share a genomic window:
- a CDS encoding lysophospholipid acyltransferase family protein, protein MFYWFLKWVALGPLLRVIFRPVTEGEENVPDSGPAILASNHLSYADWLFMPLTLQRRVTFVAKAEYFTTPGIKGWFQKLFFSGAGQVPIDRTSASAAEGALASATRILDAGELFGIYPEGTRSHDGRLYRGKTGVARLALETRVPVIPVAVVGTDVVAPPGKKFGSFTRPVVRFGKPLDFSRYEGLENDRFILRSITDEIMYEIMRLSQQEYVDLYAGRAKQLAHQADKEAKEAARKAKAEAKAEAGDTSDDDEARKAS, encoded by the coding sequence GTGTTCTATTGGTTCCTCAAGTGGGTGGCACTCGGGCCCCTGCTCCGGGTGATCTTCCGCCCGGTCACCGAGGGTGAGGAGAACGTGCCCGACAGCGGCCCGGCGATCCTGGCCAGCAACCACCTGTCGTACGCCGACTGGCTCTTCATGCCGCTGACCCTGCAGCGCCGAGTGACGTTCGTGGCCAAGGCTGAATATTTCACCACCCCGGGCATCAAGGGATGGTTCCAGAAGCTGTTCTTCTCGGGCGCGGGTCAGGTGCCGATCGATCGTACGAGCGCCTCGGCCGCCGAGGGCGCGCTCGCGTCCGCTACCCGGATCCTCGACGCGGGCGAACTCTTCGGCATCTACCCCGAAGGCACTCGCAGCCACGACGGTCGGCTCTATCGCGGCAAGACCGGCGTCGCGCGCTTGGCGCTGGAGACCCGGGTTCCGGTGATCCCGGTCGCGGTGGTCGGCACCGATGTGGTGGCTCCTCCCGGCAAGAAGTTCGGGTCCTTCACCCGTCCCGTAGTCCGCTTCGGCAAGCCGTTGGACTTCTCCCGCTACGAGGGCCTGGAGAACGACCGCTTCATCCTCCGCTCGATCACCGACGAGATCATGTACGAGATCATGCGGCTGTCCCAGCAGGAGTACGTCGACCTTTACGCCGGCCGGGCCAAGCAGTTGGCCCACCAGGCGGACAAGGAGGCCAAGGAGGCCGCTCGCAAGGCCAAGGCCGAGGCGAAGGCCGAGGCGGGCGACACCAGCGACGACGACGAGGCGAGGAAGGCGTCCTGA
- the aroF gene encoding 3-deoxy-7-phosphoheptulonate synthase — MVIVMSPEATDEDVAAVVAKVEGVGGEAFVSKGVVRTIIGLVGDVDSFHHLNLRTLRGVADVHRISDPYKLVSRQHHPDRSTVWVGRAGHRVPIGPDTFTFIAGPCAVETPEQTLEAARMAQGAGATIIRGGAYKPRTSPYAFQGLGVRGLEILADVREATGLPVVTEVVDARDVPIVAEYADMLQIGTRNMANFGLLQAAGEAGKPVLLKRGMTATIEEWLMAAEYIAQRGNLDVVLCERGIRTFEPSTRNTLDISAVPVIQASSHLPVIVDPSHAAGRKDLVVPLSRAAIAVGADGVIVDVHPEPEVALCDGPQALLGGDLRDLATACRKLPAAVGRVDAGTRVRS, encoded by the coding sequence ATGGTCATCGTGATGAGCCCCGAGGCCACCGACGAGGATGTCGCGGCAGTCGTCGCCAAGGTCGAAGGAGTCGGCGGCGAGGCCTTCGTCTCCAAGGGCGTCGTACGGACCATCATCGGTCTGGTCGGCGACGTGGACTCCTTTCACCACCTCAACCTGCGCACTTTGCGTGGTGTCGCGGACGTCCATCGGATCAGCGACCCCTACAAGTTGGTCTCACGGCAACACCATCCGGACCGTTCGACGGTGTGGGTCGGGCGAGCCGGCCACCGGGTGCCGATCGGTCCGGACACCTTCACCTTCATCGCCGGTCCGTGTGCGGTGGAGACGCCGGAGCAGACTCTCGAAGCGGCCCGGATGGCACAAGGTGCCGGCGCCACGATCATCCGGGGCGGCGCCTACAAGCCGCGCACCTCGCCGTACGCGTTCCAGGGCCTGGGCGTGCGCGGACTGGAGATCCTGGCGGACGTCCGCGAAGCCACCGGTCTGCCGGTCGTGACCGAGGTGGTCGACGCCCGCGACGTGCCGATCGTCGCCGAATACGCCGACATGTTGCAGATCGGCACCCGCAACATGGCCAACTTCGGCCTGCTCCAGGCAGCCGGGGAGGCGGGCAAGCCGGTGCTGCTCAAGCGCGGGATGACCGCGACGATCGAGGAGTGGCTGATGGCGGCCGAATACATCGCCCAGCGCGGCAACCTCGACGTGGTGCTGTGTGAGCGCGGCATCCGGACGTTCGAGCCGAGTACGCGCAACACCTTGGACATCTCCGCCGTTCCGGTGATCCAGGCCAGCAGCCACCTGCCGGTGATCGTGGACCCGTCCCACGCGGCCGGACGCAAGGACCTGGTCGTGCCGTTGTCGCGCGCCGCGATCGCGGTCGGCGCCGACGGCGTCATCGTCGACGTCCACCCCGAGCCCGAGGTCGCGCTGTGCGACGGCCCCCAGGCGCTCCTCGGCGGTGACCTGCGCGACCTGGCCACGGCTTGTCGCAAACTGCCCGCCGCAGTGGGTCGAGTCGATGCGGGGACACGGGTGCGTTCCTGA
- a CDS encoding DUF1028 domain-containing protein, with amino-acid sequence MTFSIVARSDDGESWGVAVASKFLAVGSAVPAAVAGVGAIATQADANVAYKGLALAHLDEGANAEVALQRLLEEDPGREHRQVGIVDSDGNAASHTGTQCFDWAGSRTADGVAIQGNILAGEHVVDAMLDAWHASAGQTLDRRLLAALAAGDQAGGDKRGRQAAALFVVREEAGYGGNDDVAVDLRVDDHADPVTELSRLLDLNDLYLTASTDEERVAITPALHDEIISLVNAAGHDDLWAWVGTENYEMRVDPAGQWIDRRVLAILRGEEKP; translated from the coding sequence ATGACCTTCTCCATCGTGGCGCGATCCGACGACGGCGAGTCGTGGGGCGTCGCGGTGGCGTCGAAGTTTCTGGCTGTCGGCTCGGCGGTACCGGCCGCTGTCGCCGGTGTTGGTGCGATCGCGACCCAGGCCGACGCCAACGTGGCGTACAAGGGGCTCGCGCTGGCCCACCTCGACGAGGGCGCGAACGCGGAGGTGGCATTGCAGCGTCTCCTCGAGGAGGACCCCGGACGTGAGCATCGGCAGGTCGGCATCGTCGACTCGGACGGCAACGCCGCCTCGCATACGGGCACGCAGTGTTTCGACTGGGCGGGCTCGCGTACGGCCGACGGAGTCGCCATCCAGGGCAATATCCTGGCCGGTGAGCATGTCGTCGACGCGATGCTCGACGCCTGGCACGCCAGCGCCGGGCAGACACTCGACCGGCGTCTGCTGGCCGCACTCGCCGCAGGCGACCAGGCCGGTGGCGACAAGCGCGGACGGCAGGCCGCCGCACTCTTCGTCGTACGCGAAGAGGCAGGCTACGGCGGCAACGACGACGTGGCCGTCGACCTGCGCGTGGACGATCACGCCGACCCGGTGACCGAGTTGAGCCGCCTGCTCGACCTCAACGACCTCTATCTGACCGCGTCCACGGACGAGGAACGCGTCGCGATCACGCCCGCGCTCCATGACGAGATCATCAGCCTGGTCAATGCCGCGGGACACGACGACTTGTGGGCGTGGGTCGGCACCGAGAACTACGAAATGCGGGTCGATCCCGCGGGGCAATGGATCGACCGCCGGGTGCTGGCGATCCTGCGTGGGGAGGAGAAGCCGTGA
- a CDS encoding ROK family protein — protein sequence MTPLWVGVDIGGTKVLAAVVDDQGRVVRSATLRTPGRRVEVAVVEDTLVAAVREVAAGAPLRGVGIAAAGFVDAEGERVMFAPHLPWRGERVRERLAARLQTPVELDNDANCAALAEATYGAARGARLAVMITLGTGIGGAVLIEGRVLRGAHGMAGEFGHMQVVPDGAPCECGKRGCWEQYSSGNALVRHVQQGWGRGPTLLEEMTEGDVTRLTGPMISQAAAAGDLVAKSAFASIGDWLGVGAANVAAALDPEVIVVGGGVSAAGERLLEPARAALARSLVGGDARPVPRLVPAESGPLSGAIGAAVLARTPTLEQ from the coding sequence ATGACACCGCTCTGGGTGGGCGTCGATATCGGCGGTACGAAAGTGCTCGCGGCGGTGGTGGACGACCAGGGAAGGGTGGTGCGCTCGGCCACACTGCGTACGCCCGGTCGGCGGGTGGAGGTGGCCGTCGTGGAGGACACGCTGGTTGCTGCGGTGCGTGAGGTCGCCGCCGGAGCGCCGCTGCGAGGCGTCGGGATCGCTGCCGCTGGATTCGTGGATGCCGAGGGGGAGCGGGTGATGTTCGCCCCGCACCTGCCGTGGCGCGGCGAACGCGTACGAGAACGGCTGGCCGCTCGTCTCCAGACGCCTGTCGAACTCGACAACGATGCCAACTGCGCGGCGCTGGCCGAAGCGACGTACGGCGCTGCGCGTGGCGCACGTCTGGCCGTGATGATCACCCTCGGGACCGGCATCGGCGGTGCGGTGCTGATCGAGGGACGCGTGCTGAGGGGGGCGCATGGGATGGCCGGAGAGTTCGGCCATATGCAGGTCGTCCCCGACGGGGCGCCCTGCGAGTGTGGCAAACGGGGCTGCTGGGAGCAGTACTCCTCCGGCAACGCACTGGTGCGACACGTCCAGCAGGGTTGGGGCCGAGGTCCCACACTCCTGGAGGAGATGACCGAAGGGGACGTCACACGCCTGACCGGCCCGATGATCAGTCAGGCCGCTGCGGCAGGTGACCTGGTCGCCAAGTCCGCCTTCGCCTCGATCGGCGACTGGCTCGGCGTCGGAGCGGCGAACGTCGCCGCGGCTCTCGACCCCGAGGTGATCGTCGTCGGCGGCGGCGTCTCGGCCGCGGGCGAGCGGCTGCTCGAACCTGCTCGGGCGGCCCTCGCGCGATCCCTCGTCGGTGGCGACGCGCGCCCCGTGCCGCGGCTCGTGCCCGCCGAGTCCGGTCCTTTGTCGGGTGCCATCGGGGCCGCGGTGCTGGCTCGGACGCCTACGCTGGAGCAATGA
- a CDS encoding FGGY family carbohydrate kinase: MSVLAIDAGTTGVTAVVVCDDGRIAAKGYQEFAQHFPKPGWVEHSPEEIWQATLESTREVLTKVDAGELKAIGITNQRETVLLWDRETLGSPRRAIVWQDRRTADICNRLRDEGHEDRVSLLTGLRLDPYFSGTKLTWLAEHEPHTWALVEQGRYAVGTVDSYLIARMTRGLHHVTDVSNASRTLLFDLEAGEWSDELCALFGVPRDCLPEVVASWGEVATTDPRTFLDLELPDRRHRR, from the coding sequence GTGAGCGTGCTCGCGATCGACGCAGGTACGACCGGGGTCACCGCTGTCGTGGTCTGCGACGACGGCCGCATCGCGGCCAAGGGCTATCAGGAGTTCGCCCAGCACTTCCCCAAGCCCGGCTGGGTGGAGCACTCCCCCGAAGAGATCTGGCAGGCAACCCTGGAGTCCACCCGCGAGGTGCTCACCAAGGTCGACGCCGGCGAACTGAAGGCGATCGGCATCACCAACCAGCGTGAGACGGTCCTGTTGTGGGATCGCGAGACGCTCGGCTCCCCGCGACGCGCCATCGTGTGGCAGGACCGGCGTACGGCCGACATCTGCAACCGGCTTCGCGACGAGGGCCACGAAGACCGGGTCTCGCTGCTGACCGGGCTGCGGCTGGACCCGTACTTCTCCGGCACCAAGCTCACCTGGCTGGCCGAACACGAGCCACACACCTGGGCGCTGGTGGAGCAGGGCCGCTACGCGGTCGGCACGGTGGACTCCTATCTGATTGCGCGGATGACGCGCGGACTGCACCACGTCACCGACGTCTCCAACGCCTCACGCACGCTGCTGTTCGACCTGGAGGCCGGCGAGTGGTCCGACGAGTTGTGCGCACTCTTCGGCGTACCCCGCGACTGCCTGCCCGAGGTGGTAGCGAGTTGGGGCGAGGTCGCGACGACCGATCCGCGTACGTTTCTCGATCTCGAGCTTCCCGATCGCCGGCATCGCCGGTGA
- a CDS encoding alpha/beta fold hydrolase, whose product MPIADHVQEHAQPFSSPADPARTGGRRIGILVSHGFTGSPHSVRPWAQRFAAQGYAVEMPRLPGHGTTWQEMNKTGWADWYAEITRAFEKLAAENDEVVVAGLSMGGALALRTAADHPDRIAGVILVNPAVNSERKDIKLLPLLKHVVAAFPAIGNDIKKPGGEEYAYPKTPLRAADSMFSAYKVLRGDLSRITAPILYFRSIDDHVVDPSSSRIIGASVSSSDYTERLLQDSYHVATLDNDAEAIFDESLEFVARVTG is encoded by the coding sequence ATGCCGATTGCCGATCATGTCCAAGAGCACGCCCAGCCGTTCTCGTCGCCCGCCGATCCGGCCAGGACCGGCGGTCGCCGAATCGGAATCCTGGTGTCCCACGGGTTCACCGGCTCACCACATTCGGTGCGTCCTTGGGCGCAACGCTTCGCTGCGCAGGGGTACGCCGTCGAGATGCCTCGGCTGCCCGGACACGGCACGACCTGGCAGGAGATGAACAAGACCGGCTGGGCCGACTGGTACGCCGAGATCACCCGCGCCTTCGAGAAGTTGGCGGCCGAGAACGACGAGGTCGTCGTGGCCGGTCTGTCGATGGGTGGCGCCCTGGCGCTGCGGACCGCTGCCGACCACCCGGACCGGATCGCGGGGGTGATCCTGGTCAATCCTGCGGTCAACTCCGAGCGCAAGGACATCAAACTGCTGCCGCTGCTCAAACACGTCGTGGCAGCGTTCCCCGCCATCGGCAACGACATCAAGAAGCCCGGAGGAGAGGAGTACGCGTACCCGAAGACCCCGCTGCGCGCGGCCGACTCGATGTTCTCGGCGTACAAGGTGTTGCGCGGTGACCTCTCGCGGATCACGGCTCCGATCCTCTACTTCCGCTCGATCGACGACCACGTGGTGGATCCGTCGTCGTCACGCATCATCGGTGCCAGCGTCTCCAGCAGCGATTACACGGAGCGGTTGCTCCAGGACAGCTATCACGTGGCCACGCTGGACAACGATGCCGAGGCGATCTTCGACGAGTCACTGGAGTTCGTGGCCCGGGTCACCGGTTAG
- a CDS encoding response regulator transcription factor, which translates to MDEETKPLRVMVVDDHPMWRDAVERDLITAGFDVVGVAATGDEAVARLGAVRPDVLVLDLQLPGRSGVEVTQAAAESCPDTRVLVLSASGEHSDVLAAVKAGATGYLVKSASSRDLIEAVRRVAEGVPVFTPGLAGLVLGELRHADESDDSALTPREIEVLKMVAKGMSYKQIAERLVLSHRTVQNHVQNTLRKLQLHNRVQLTRYAIEQGLDDD; encoded by the coding sequence ATGGACGAGGAAACCAAGCCGTTGCGGGTGATGGTGGTCGATGACCACCCGATGTGGCGCGACGCGGTCGAACGCGACCTGATCACTGCCGGATTCGATGTCGTCGGAGTAGCCGCGACCGGAGACGAGGCAGTGGCCCGACTCGGAGCCGTACGCCCCGACGTGCTGGTGCTGGACCTGCAGCTGCCTGGGCGAAGCGGCGTCGAGGTGACCCAGGCCGCCGCCGAATCCTGTCCGGACACCCGGGTGCTGGTGCTGTCCGCGTCCGGCGAGCACTCCGATGTGTTGGCGGCGGTCAAAGCGGGGGCCACGGGCTACCTGGTCAAGTCGGCCTCCAGTCGGGATCTCATCGAGGCCGTACGTCGGGTCGCCGAGGGTGTCCCCGTCTTCACACCCGGCCTCGCGGGCCTGGTGCTGGGGGAGTTGCGGCATGCGGACGAGAGCGACGACTCCGCGCTCACGCCGCGCGAGATCGAGGTGCTCAAGATGGTCGCCAAGGGGATGTCGTACAAGCAGATCGCCGAACGACTTGTCCTCTCGCATCGCACCGTGCAGAACCATGTGCAGAACACCTTGCGCAAACTGCAGTTGCACAACAGGGTGCAGTTGACCCGCTATGCCATCGAGCAGGGTCTCGACGACGACTGA
- a CDS encoding flavin reductase, translating into MTIHSGHPFATPEGDRDQVRRLRGALGGAVTLWAAGSGDAAAVLTVTSLLVAPGDPARLVALLDPDSDLCERLGETGRAVVTVLDWAQRDLADIAAGVAPAPGGWRRFAEFEDTDYGPRLRTLDTWCLVSLESERTVGWSREVTCVIEALNVGAGAPLIHRRGRYQRPAPE; encoded by the coding sequence ATGACGATCCACTCGGGGCATCCCTTCGCCACTCCGGAAGGCGACCGCGACCAGGTGCGAAGGTTGCGCGGCGCGCTCGGTGGCGCCGTGACGCTCTGGGCGGCAGGTTCGGGCGACGCCGCAGCCGTGCTGACCGTCACCTCCCTGCTCGTCGCGCCAGGAGATCCGGCACGCCTCGTCGCGCTGCTCGACCCCGACTCGGACCTGTGCGAACGACTGGGGGAGACCGGTCGTGCCGTCGTCACTGTCCTGGACTGGGCACAGCGAGACCTCGCGGACATCGCTGCCGGGGTGGCTCCGGCACCCGGTGGTTGGCGTCGCTTCGCCGAGTTCGAAGACACCGACTATGGTCCGCGGCTGCGCACCCTCGATACGTGGTGCCTGGTCTCGCTGGAGAGCGAGCGTACGGTCGGTTGGTCGCGCGAGGTGACCTGCGTGATCGAGGCCCTCAACGTTGGCGCGGGAGCGCCGCTGATCCATCGCCGCGGGCGTTATCAGCGCCCGGCTCCCGAATGA
- a CDS encoding FGGY-family carbohydrate kinase, with product MRVRFSISSFPIAGIAGDQQSALFGQTCFDVGDSKCTYGTGSFILTNTGTQVERSEAGLLSTAAWRSPDGEMTYANEGAIFVTGAAVQWLRDGLQIVGSAAETEAIARTVDDSGDVVFVPALTGLGAPHWDPHARGLIIGITRGTTRAHIVRATLEAITFEVRDVLDTMPKVGALRVDGGASANDLLCQLQADQIGVPVQRPKLVETTALGAAFLAGLGTGVWSSTDELRQTWALDQEFTPAGDRAKVDAAHARWREAVTRSLGWAT from the coding sequence ATCCGCGTACGTTTCTCGATCTCGAGCTTCCCGATCGCCGGCATCGCCGGTGACCAACAGTCTGCCCTCTTCGGCCAGACGTGCTTCGACGTCGGGGACTCCAAGTGCACCTACGGCACCGGCTCGTTCATCCTGACCAACACCGGCACGCAGGTCGAGCGCTCCGAGGCGGGTCTGCTGTCCACCGCCGCCTGGCGCTCACCCGACGGGGAGATGACGTACGCCAACGAGGGCGCGATCTTCGTGACCGGTGCCGCCGTGCAGTGGTTGCGGGACGGACTGCAGATCGTCGGCTCGGCCGCCGAGACCGAGGCGATCGCGCGTACGGTCGATGACAGCGGCGACGTGGTCTTCGTGCCTGCGCTGACCGGGCTCGGTGCCCCGCATTGGGATCCACACGCACGCGGCCTGATCATCGGGATCACCCGGGGTACGACCCGCGCCCACATCGTCCGCGCGACCCTGGAGGCGATCACCTTCGAGGTGCGCGACGTGCTCGACACGATGCCCAAGGTGGGGGCGCTGCGGGTGGATGGCGGGGCTTCGGCCAACGACCTGCTGTGCCAACTGCAAGCCGACCAGATCGGCGTCCCCGTGCAACGGCCGAAGCTTGTCGAGACCACCGCGCTCGGGGCGGCTTTCCTGGCCGGCCTCGGCACCGGGGTGTGGTCGTCGACCGACGAGTTGCGCCAGACCTGGGCCTTGGATCAGGAGTTCACACCGGCGGGTGATCGGGCCAAGGTCGACGCCGCACACGCGCGCTGGCGCGAGGCGGTCACCCGCAGCCTCGGCTGGGCGACCTGA
- a CDS encoding pyrophosphate--fructose-6-phosphate 1-phosphotransferase encodes MTKRVALLTAGGYAPCLSSAIGALIETYDAQDHDVEIIAYRHGYHGLLTGNSVEIGPEVRANAAVLHRFGGSPIGNSRVKLTNDADCRKRGLIGPDETALEVAARRLREDRIDILHTIGGDDTNTAAADLAAYLEEQGSHLTVVGLPKTIDNDIVPIRQSLGAQTAAEQASLFAQNILAEHGSSPRMLIVHEVMGRACGWLTAAAARDYMAWHAEQEWLPEIGLTPQRWAIHAVYVPETHIDLDAEAERLKAVMDEIGCVNIFLAEGAGVEDIIASLEASGEEVARDAFGHVQLDTINPGRYFADSFAKRIEAEKKMVQKSGYFSRSARANDTDLALIREMAELAVESAMRGEPGLIGQDEERGDELRAVEFERVAGHKAFDVSQPWFQELLKKIGQSA; translated from the coding sequence GTGACCAAGCGAGTTGCCCTCCTGACCGCGGGCGGTTACGCCCCATGCCTCTCCTCCGCCATCGGTGCTCTGATCGAGACGTACGACGCGCAGGACCACGACGTCGAGATCATCGCCTACCGACATGGCTACCACGGCCTGCTGACCGGCAATTCGGTGGAGATCGGACCCGAGGTCCGTGCCAACGCCGCGGTGTTGCATCGCTTCGGCGGCAGCCCCATCGGCAACAGCCGCGTGAAGCTCACCAACGACGCGGACTGCCGCAAGCGCGGTCTGATCGGTCCCGACGAGACCGCCCTCGAGGTGGCCGCTCGTCGGCTGCGCGAGGACCGGATCGACATCCTGCACACCATCGGCGGCGATGACACCAACACGGCGGCGGCCGACCTCGCGGCGTACCTGGAAGAGCAGGGCTCACATCTGACCGTGGTCGGTCTGCCCAAGACCATCGACAACGACATCGTGCCGATCCGTCAGTCCCTGGGTGCGCAGACGGCGGCCGAGCAGGCCTCGCTGTTCGCGCAGAACATCCTGGCCGAGCACGGCTCCAGCCCGCGGATGCTGATCGTGCACGAGGTGATGGGCCGTGCCTGCGGTTGGCTCACGGCGGCCGCCGCTCGTGACTACATGGCCTGGCACGCCGAGCAGGAGTGGCTGCCCGAGATCGGTCTGACGCCACAGAGGTGGGCGATCCACGCGGTGTACGTGCCCGAGACGCACATCGACCTGGACGCTGAGGCCGAGCGCCTGAAGGCCGTGATGGACGAGATCGGGTGCGTCAACATCTTCCTCGCCGAGGGCGCGGGGGTCGAGGACATCATCGCGAGCCTGGAGGCGTCGGGCGAGGAGGTCGCACGTGATGCGTTCGGCCACGTCCAGTTGGACACGATCAACCCCGGTCGCTACTTCGCCGACTCGTTCGCCAAGCGGATCGAGGCGGAGAAGAAGATGGTGCAGAAGTCCGGCTACTTCTCCCGGTCGGCCCGCGCCAACGACACCGACCTCGCGCTGATCCGCGAGATGGCAGAGTTGGCCGTCGAGTCCGCGATGCGCGGCGAGCCAGGTCTGATCGGACAAGATGAGGAACGTGGCGACGAGTTGCGTGCCGTCGAGTTCGAACGCGTGGCGGGCCACAAGGCCTTCGACGTGTCCCAGCCGTGGTTCCAGGAGCTGCTGAAGAAGATCGGGCAGTCCGCATGA
- a CDS encoding DUF5931 domain-containing protein produces the protein MSAAAPTRPETVVEDRLFDALAVLRLVLLVHTAALTVWRWANFERQGLTVACLIVLCAWTFFVLWAYRSRTRRTSALLVADLTVAVAMLFSTPVLKGPDFNASFPGFWVVGALLAWAVQWRWPGGLAAAVVISAVDLGVRTHLAQHDFANVFLLLLAGAMVGYLTDSLVAMARAREEALRVAAVEQERTRLARAVHDGVLQVLALAQRRGGQPGGDSELGALAAEQEVRLRALIQSQDSLDHDAADADLAVALQAMAGPRVSVAVPGEPVVLDAGRTSEVVAAVGACLDNIRQHVGSEASAWILLEREADQVVVSIRDEGPGIAEGRLAEAASQGRLGVRQSIRGRIEDLGGTAEVTSGAWGTEWELVVPL, from the coding sequence CTGAGCGCCGCGGCGCCCACGCGTCCCGAGACGGTCGTCGAGGACCGCCTCTTCGACGCCCTCGCGGTGCTGCGCTTGGTGCTCTTGGTCCACACGGCCGCGCTGACGGTCTGGCGGTGGGCCAACTTCGAGCGTCAGGGCCTTACCGTCGCCTGCCTGATCGTGTTGTGCGCCTGGACGTTCTTCGTGCTGTGGGCCTACCGCAGCAGGACCAGGCGAACCTCGGCCCTGTTGGTCGCCGACCTGACGGTCGCGGTCGCGATGCTGTTCTCGACTCCGGTGCTCAAGGGTCCGGACTTCAATGCCAGCTTCCCCGGCTTCTGGGTGGTGGGCGCCCTGCTCGCCTGGGCGGTGCAATGGCGCTGGCCGGGCGGCCTCGCCGCCGCCGTGGTCATCTCGGCTGTCGACCTCGGCGTACGCACCCACCTGGCCCAACATGACTTCGCCAACGTGTTCCTCCTGCTGCTCGCGGGCGCCATGGTCGGCTATCTGACGGACTCGCTGGTCGCGATGGCCCGAGCGCGTGAGGAGGCGCTGCGGGTTGCCGCGGTCGAGCAGGAGCGGACCCGGTTGGCGCGGGCGGTCCATGACGGAGTGCTCCAGGTCCTGGCCCTGGCTCAACGACGAGGAGGCCAGCCCGGTGGTGACAGCGAACTCGGCGCCCTGGCCGCCGAGCAGGAAGTGCGGCTGCGGGCGTTGATCCAGAGCCAGGACTCTCTTGATCACGATGCCGCCGATGCCGACCTTGCAGTGGCGTTGCAGGCGATGGCCGGACCTCGAGTCAGCGTGGCCGTGCCGGGCGAGCCCGTCGTGCTGGATGCGGGGCGTACCTCCGAAGTGGTCGCCGCCGTCGGTGCCTGTTTGGACAACATCCGCCAGCACGTGGGATCCGAGGCGTCGGCCTGGATCCTGTTGGAGCGCGAGGCGGATCAGGTCGTGGTCTCGATCCGTGACGAAGGGCCTGGCATCGCCGAGGGGAGACTCGCGGAAGCTGCCTCGCAGGGTCGCCTGGGCGTACGCCAGTCGATCCGGGGTCGGATCGAGGATCTGGGTGGCACCGCCGAGGTGACCAGCGGTGCGTGGGGCACGGAGTGGGAACTCGTGGTCCCGCTATGA